A single window of Macrobrachium nipponense isolate FS-2020 chromosome 31, ASM1510439v2, whole genome shotgun sequence DNA harbors:
- the LOC135206681 gene encoding C-type lectin domain family 4 member F-like translates to MTYVRSFVYVSLVLGTFLVNANSISGQKEGIDKITLALLDIRDLLAEANNSSQEGYYRDADGGVSTINKTVEFSILVNATTTRLDELTGVTTKHGELLAYLLNRVNEIHNSMETVAREIVSRDDAKNDIGAMIEAMAKGMEHRDLTVKRLQESFAAMAKEVLLKDLVTMELRDRLEEMNESLQAKSQELRIMQERVGVLSAEMEFLRANCCSYDDNQLSLESLATATYLVYANNSVKSTGTVLDESENKTDPQGIPRECPPPFKTVGRGCFYVHTGDVRTWTEAREFCKHMRGDLAEPEDVRSLRDHLQERQDTARGFFWLGGTDEQNPGVWRWASGAPLNLDADEWSVGQPDGKLQHCLYLDSGKQFKVGNLGCQNHTYFVCERKLT, encoded by the exons ATGACGTATGTTAGGTCATTTGTTTACGTGTCACTCGTCCTCGGAACATTCCTGGTCAATGCCAATTCCATTTCGGGCCAGAAAGAGGGCATCGACAAGATAACCCTGGCATTGTTGGATATCAGAGACCTGCTCGCAGAGGCAAACAACAGCAGCCAGGAGGGGTACTACAGAGATGCCGACGGCGGCGTTAGCACCATAAACAAAACTGTAGAGTTCTCCATTTTAGTGAACGCGACCACTACCCGCCTGGACGAGCTCACGGGTGTAACGACCAAACACGGAGAGCTGCTGGCATACCTCCTGAACAGGGTGAACGAAATCCACAACAGCATGGAGACGGTGGCCAGGGAGATCGTGTCCCGAGACGATGCTAAGAATGACATAGGGGCCATGATCGAAGCCATGGCCAAAGGAATGGAACACCGCGACCTCACGGTGAAGCGCCTGCAGGAGAGTTTTGCCGCCATGGCGAAAGAGGTCCTCCTGAAGGACCTCGTGACGATGGAACTCCGGGACAGACTCGAAGAGATGAACGAGTCTTTACAGGCGAAATCCCAAGAGCTCAGGATCATGCAAGAGCGGGTGGGCGTCCTGAGTGCAGAGATGGAGTTTTTGAGGGCCAACTGTTGCAGCTACGACGACAACCAACTGAGCCTCGAATCCCTTGCTACGGCCACGTACCTCGTTTACGCCAACAATAGCGTCAAAAGTACAGGCACGGTATTGGATGAATCAGAGAACAAAACAG ATCCACAAGGCATCCCGAGGGAGTGTCCTCCGCCGTTCAAGACCGTAGGGCGCGGCTGTTTCTACGTCCACACAGGGGACGTCAGGACTTGGACGGAGGCCAGAGAGTTTTGCAAACACATGAGAGGAGATCTGGCTGAACCCGAGGATGTCCGTTCTCTGAGGGATCATCTGCAGGAGCGACAAG ACACAGCCAGGGGATTCTTCTGGCTGGGAGGAACGGACGAACAGAACCCGGGAGTCTGGCGATGGGCGTCGGGCGCACCATTGAACCTGGACGCCGACGAGTGGTCGGTTGGGCAGCCCGACGGCAAGCTGCAGCACTGCCTCTACCTCGACTCCGGCAAGCAGTTCAAGGTTGGCAATCTCGGTTGCCAAAATCATACCTACTTCGTGTGCGAAAGGAAACTCACCTAG